The following proteins are encoded in a genomic region of Zea mays cultivar B73 chromosome 9, Zm-B73-REFERENCE-NAM-5.0, whole genome shotgun sequence:
- the LOC109942666 gene encoding uncharacterized protein, whose amino-acid sequence MHAARSGRAWAWHMLSVPLSVQDPSSSRRDYKNNRSPRPLSLTLVLSVSFWRFGDDSTPPPSHLRAPAFGQVLHRSTSRPPGFPSRPHLVAAWLVVRSRIWLRGRGKELAGGRTRASAPPRSRPLCRASERVTRTCSGRWCACGHRRSLVVSFTYREHRRDGESPGRCSTHRPGRTAGRVGRCSGGRPPGGSRDRKGRRSGSGSGHATRETECTLQVSGRVKVYRTAPHGAGAVRPSPTAVAATTATSLGDGTVARSLYSVVVWSRRHSIL is encoded by the exons ATGCATGCCGCGAGATCAGGTCGTGCGTGGGCGTGGCACATGCTGTCGGTGCCACTCTCGGTTCAAGATCCGAGCTCCTCGCGCAGGGATTATAAGAATAATCGG TCGCCTCGCCCGTTATCTCTCACCCTCGTTCTCTCCGTCTCCTTCTGGCGATTTGGGGACGATTCGACTCCGCCGCCTTCTCACCTCCGGGCTCCAGCCTTCGGTCAGGTCCTCCACCGCTCCACCTCACGCCCCCCTGGCTTCCCCTCACGACCTCACCTGGTGGCTGCCTGGCTGGTGGTTCGGTCACGGATTTGGTTAAG AGGCAGAGGGAAAGAGCTAGCTGGTGGCCGCACACGAGCGTCAGCACCGCCGAGATCGCGGCCTTTGTGCCGCGCGTCAGAGCGAGTCACGCGGACGTGTAGCGGGCGGTGGTGCGCCTGCGGGCATCGCAGATCTCTCGTCGTCTCGTTCACCTACCGGGAGCACCGACGGGACGGGGAATCGCCTGGTCGGTGTTCCACCCATCGCCCGGGGCGAACGGCTGGACGGGTGGGTCGGTGTTCCGGTGGCCGACCGCCTGGCGGGTCGCGCGATCGCAAGGGCAGGCGCTCAGGCTCAGGCTCAGGTCACGCGACGCGGGAAACTGAGTGCACGCTCCAGGTTTCAGGACGGGTAAAGGTTTACCGCACTGCACCGCATGGCGCCGGCGCGGTCCGGCCCTCACCGACAGCCGTCGCGGCCACCACAGCCACATCTCTGGGGGACGGTACGGTAGCACGGTCGCTGTACTCGGTCGTCGTCTGGTCCAGGCGTCACAGCATTCTGTGA
- the LOC100282030 gene encoding NADH-ubiquinone oxidoreductase B16.6 subunit: MTESLVRNKPGMASIKEMPVVQDGPPPGGFAPVRFARRIPTSGPSATAIFLTTFGAFAYGMYQVGQGNKVRRALKEEKIAARSAILPMLQAEEDERFVKEWKKCLEEEARIMKDVPGWKVGESVYNSGKWMPPATGELRPEVW, encoded by the exons ATGACGGAGTCCCTGGTGCGGAACAAGCCGGGGATGGCCAGCATCAAGGAGATGCCGGTGGTGCAGGACGGGCCGCCGCCGGGCGGTTTCGCGCCCGTGCGCTTCGCCCGCCGGATCCCCACCTCGGGGCCCAGCGCCACCGCCATCTTCCTCACCACCTTCGGTGCTTTCGCATATGGCATGTACCAGGTCGGCCAGGGGAACAAGGTCCGCCG GGCGCTCAAAGAAGAGAAAATTGCTGCTCGCAGTGCTATACTGCCGATGCTCCAAGCAGAAGAGGATGAAAG ATTTGTCAAAGAGTGGAAGAAGTGTCTTGAGGAGGAGGCGAGGATCATGAAAGACGTTCCAGGGTGGAAGGTCGGCGAGAGCGTGTACAACTCTGGGAAATGGATGCCCCCGGCTACTGGTGAGCTCCGCCCTGAGGTTTGGTAA
- the LOC103639484 gene encoding E3 ubiquitin-protein ligase hel2, whose translation MEDFCAVCADTLEWVAYGSCGHRDVCSTCIVRLRFVMGDNKCCICKTVCPFVFVTKAMGKYTRVITDFSVLPAGVNEGKAGDFWYHEDTKAYFDDADHYRMIRTMCQLSCNVCDNAEDQVAQAKRKSKFRSIEQLKGHLYCVHRLHMCNLCLEGRKVFICEQKLYLKSQLAQHMKTGDSEVDGSEVERNGFAGHPMCEFCRSSFYGDSELYMHMSREHYSCHICKRQNPGRVEYFANYEDIELHFREDHFLCEDEACLEKKFVVFLSKAQLKKHNAMEHGGRMSRSQRNAALETPSSFIYRRNEQEQRRGRGRNAFHDGSDCHISSSANAFHDRSDCHISSSANAFHDKSDCHIPSTAQKDRAAADGHAGRLDNVSESFQSLSIGSSSREAEVGEGSRTGRVLEQLSFRPLSDPDIPDNSVETSFPSLSEQQSSLNQSARDAPRLGDESLFPPLTGSSNKMKQPVFTPKRPRTFPAAEDIHAAKMRYALGMNEDMYSAFKEIAGEYRRGTIDAFEYLSYVEQFGLSHLVPEMVRLLPDSRKQRELADAHYTNTRLKNLQENGNNRKGGFFLSKKKSLQENGGGTSEWRWN comes from the exons GCTGGAGTGGGTGGCCTATGGGTCGTGCGGGCACCGCGACGTGTGCTCCACATGCATCGTCCGCCTCCGTTTCGTGATGGGCGACAACAAGTGTTGCATCTGCAAGACCGTCTGCCCCTTCGTCTTTGTCACTAAG GCCATGGGTAAATACACTAGAGTGATCACTGATTTCTCTGTGTTACCCGCTGGGGTAAATGAGGGCAAAGCTGGGGATTTCTGGTACCATGAAGATACAAAGGCATACTTTGATGATGCGGACCACTACCGGATGATACGGACCATGTGTCAACTTTCCTGTAATGTTTGTGACAACGCAGAAGATCAGGTTGCTCAAGCAAAGCGCAAAAGCAAGTTCAGGAGCATTGAACAACTGAAGGGACATTTATACTGCGTGCATAGGTTGCACATGTGCAATCTTTGTTTGGAGGGGAGGAAG GTGTTCATTTGTGAACAAAAGCTTTATTTGAAGTCACAGTTAGCTCAGCATATGAAGACTGGCGACTCTGAAGTGGATGGCTCTGAGGTAGAGCGCAATGGTTTTGCTGGGCATCCAATGTGTGAGTTCTGCAGAAGTTCATTTTATGGAGATAGTGAGCTTTACATGCATATGTCTAGGGAACACTATTCTTGCCACATATGCAAGAG GCAGAACCCTGGTCGTGTTGAATATTTCGCGAACTATGAGGACATTGAG TTGCATTTTAGAGAAGATCATTTCCTATGTGAAGATGAAGCATGTTTGGAAAAGAAGTTTGTTGTCTTCCTGAGTAAAGCGCAGCTGAAG AAGCATAATGCTATGGAGCACGGTGGGCGGATGTCTCGTTCTCAGAGGAATGCTGCACTTGAG ACACCTAGCAGCTTTATATATCGCAGAAATGAGCAAGAACAACGGCGTGGCAGGGGCCGTAATGCTTTCCATGATGGATCTGATTGTCATATCTCATCGTCTGCAAATGCTTTCCATGATCGATCTGACTGTCATATCTCATCATCTGCAAATGCTTTCCATGATAAATCTGACTGCCATATCCCATCAACTGCACAAAAAGACCGGGCAGCTGCCGATGGCCATGCAGGGCGTCTTGACAATGTTTCAGAGTCGTTTCAGTCATTAAGTATTGGATCCAGTTCTAGGGAAGCTGAAGTTGGCGAAGGCTCAAGGACTGGACGAGTGCTGGAACAGTTGTCCTTCCGACCTCTTTCTGACCCGGATATTCCTGACAATAGTGTTGAAACCTCATTCCCTTCATTATCAGAGCAGCAATCCAGTCTCAATCAGAGTGCAAGGGACGCTCCGAGGCTTGGAGATGAGTCACTGTTCCCCCCTTTGACTGGGTCTAGTAACAAGATGAAGCAGCCTGTTTTTACGCCTAAGCGTCCTCGAACTTTTCCTGCTGCCGAGGATATCCATGCTGCAAAGATGCGCTATGCTCTGGGAATGAACGAGGACATGTACTCTGCGTTCAAAGAGATCGCTGGTGAATACCGTCGAGGTACCATAGATGCTTTTGAGTATCTTTCATATGTCGAGCAGTTCGGACTGTCGCACCTTGTTCCTGAGATGGTTAGGCTATTGCCTGATTCTCGAAAACAGAGGGAACTTGCTGATGCGCACTATACAAATACACGGTTGAAAAACCTCCAAGAAAATGGAAATAATAGGAAGGGGGGATTCTTCTTATCAAAGAAGAAAAGCCTCCAAGAAAATGGAGGTGGAACTAGCGAATGGAGGTGGAACTAG